A genomic region of Coriobacteriaceae bacterium contains the following coding sequences:
- the dnaN gene encoding DNA polymerase III subunit beta, whose amino-acid sequence MKFRISKDDLLNAINIVSKGMSSRSTLPILSGILLETTDQGKLVFQTTDLEISIKHATNANIEEPGRCVIPGKLLADIVKSLPDASIEVSTQDEQAHITCLDSSFTLSALNPADFPYFPQVNPSTTIVLPPAELADAVRCVGKAVSRDESRIILTGIFFAVKDGVVTLAATDSYRLAVAEIPVPNSDVNDFSAIIPGKTFDEVCRLALSSDSVSVGFSENQVLITFGETIFVSRKIEGTYPNYKQLIPADHEVSIQADSQALITAIKRVAILAQSHTPIRFQFSAEGQNVTISANTADVGGASEVVGAEVDGPSMEIAFNHQYILDGLNMIKGDVLIELQSSLKPGILKSVDKEDFLYLAMPVRLN is encoded by the coding sequence GTGAAATTCAGAATCTCAAAGGACGACCTTCTGAACGCCATTAACATCGTATCAAAGGGCATGTCGTCGCGGTCAACACTTCCCATCCTCTCGGGCATCCTGCTCGAGACCACCGACCAGGGCAAACTCGTCTTCCAGACGACCGATCTCGAAATCTCGATCAAACACGCCACCAACGCAAACATCGAGGAGCCCGGCCGTTGCGTCATCCCCGGTAAGCTACTTGCAGACATCGTCAAGAGCCTCCCCGACGCATCTATCGAGGTCAGCACCCAAGACGAGCAGGCACACATCACCTGCCTCGACTCGTCCTTCACACTCTCCGCACTCAATCCTGCGGATTTCCCCTACTTCCCGCAGGTCAATCCTTCGACAACCATCGTGCTTCCTCCCGCAGAGCTTGCCGATGCCGTGCGCTGCGTTGGCAAGGCAGTCTCGCGCGACGAGTCTCGCATCATCCTCACCGGTATCTTCTTCGCCGTCAAAGACGGTGTCGTGACGCTCGCCGCAACGGACTCGTACCGCCTTGCCGTGGCGGAGATTCCCGTTCCCAACTCCGACGTCAACGATTTCTCCGCCATCATCCCCGGTAAGACCTTCGATGAGGTCTGCCGTCTGGCCCTCTCGAGTGATTCCGTCTCGGTCGGATTCTCCGAAAACCAGGTTCTCATCACCTTCGGCGAGACGATCTTCGTGAGCCGAAAAATCGAGGGTACCTACCCCAATTACAAGCAGCTCATTCCCGCCGATCACGAGGTGTCGATTCAGGCGGATTCGCAGGCGCTCATCACCGCCATCAAGCGCGTCGCAATCCTCGCGCAGTCCCACACCCCCATCAGGTTCCAATTCTCTGCCGAGGGTCAAAACGTCACCATCTCCGCCAACACCGCAGATGTCGGTGGGGCATCCGAGGTCGTCGGTGCCGAGGTAGATGGCCCGAGCATGGAGATCGCCTTCAACCACCAGTACATCCTCGACGGACTCAATATGATCAAGGGCGACGTGCTTATCGAGCTGCAGTCCTCACTCAAGCCCGGCATCCTCAAGAGCGTCGACAAGGAAG
- the dnaA gene encoding chromosomal replication initiator protein DnaA, translated as MDKDEIWSKTLALLLENTDEEDPKTVFLNLLTPVGVFGDQFVLLAESTPVESWVRKNYLGEMQEKLLQVTGTPISIGLGVNTQKDAPQQQATNTQVTATQEPMQQTEPDWMNQFVDPSSISNQAPSSTMPAAEEAGRVGGEYASSPTSGEEALFSKCTFDTFVVGKSNEFARGAALAVAEQPGIAYNPLFIYGNSGLGKTHLLVAIANYAMQNFPRMATRYVSANKFLNDYVEATQRNQWGTFNSKYHQVDILLVDDVQYLEGKDETINQLFNIFNEMTNRNKQIVLSADRAPKDIDMDDRMRSRFISGLLADIKPPDYETRLAILKNYLSRVNQHTSFYGNIPDDVLGYLAEVATSNIREMEGAITRLVSNMTLLKKNSISIEEAQELLQDFFPTIQDKQIDIALIQSEVERFFKISHEDMISGKRSKGITTPRHIAIYLSRYMTEESLESIGKKFGGRDHTTVMHSVNKIERDQKDNRILFDQLEQLTLIIQERC; from the coding sequence ATGGACAAAGACGAAATCTGGAGCAAGACACTCGCCCTCCTTCTCGAAAATACGGACGAGGAGGATCCAAAGACCGTCTTTCTAAACCTCCTCACCCCCGTCGGAGTCTTTGGAGATCAATTCGTCTTGCTTGCAGAGAGCACGCCCGTCGAATCATGGGTAAGGAAAAACTACCTTGGCGAGATGCAGGAAAAGCTTCTTCAGGTCACCGGCACCCCAATAAGCATCGGGTTGGGTGTTAACACACAAAAGGACGCACCCCAACAGCAAGCGACAAATACGCAGGTCACAGCAACACAAGAACCAATGCAGCAAACAGAGCCTGACTGGATGAACCAGTTCGTCGACCCGTCGAGCATTTCGAACCAAGCCCCGTCCTCGACCATGCCCGCAGCCGAGGAGGCAGGACGTGTAGGAGGAGAATACGCTTCGTCTCCCACAAGCGGAGAGGAAGCACTCTTCTCAAAGTGCACCTTCGACACCTTCGTCGTGGGCAAATCAAACGAGTTTGCCCGTGGCGCTGCCCTCGCTGTCGCAGAGCAACCGGGAATCGCATATAACCCGCTTTTCATCTACGGAAATTCGGGCTTGGGAAAGACCCATTTGCTCGTCGCAATCGCAAACTACGCGATGCAAAACTTCCCGCGTATGGCTACACGATATGTGTCGGCTAACAAGTTCCTCAACGATTACGTCGAGGCCACGCAGCGTAACCAATGGGGAACCTTCAACAGCAAGTATCACCAGGTAGACATCTTGCTTGTCGATGACGTCCAATACCTCGAAGGTAAGGACGAAACCATCAATCAGCTGTTCAACATCTTCAACGAGATGACCAACCGCAACAAGCAAATCGTGCTCTCTGCAGATCGTGCCCCAAAAGACATCGACATGGACGATCGCATGCGCTCGCGCTTCATCTCGGGTCTGCTCGCAGACATCAAACCACCAGATTACGAGACGCGCCTGGCCATCTTGAAAAACTACCTCTCGCGCGTGAACCAACATACGAGCTTCTACGGAAACATCCCCGATGACGTGCTCGGATACCTTGCAGAGGTTGCGACTTCAAACATCAGGGAGATGGAAGGCGCCATCACGCGTCTCGTGAGCAACATGACGTTGCTGAAGAAGAACAGCATCAGTATCGAGGAAGCTCAGGAGCTGCTCCAGGATTTCTTCCCGACCATACAAGACAAGCAAATCGACATCGCGCTCATCCAAAGCGAGGTGGAGCGCTTCTTCAAGATTTCGCATGAGGACATGATTTCGGGAAAGCGCTCGAAGGGCATCACGACCCCGCGCCACATCGCAATTTACCTCTCCCGTTACATGACGGAAGAGTCCCTCGAGTCAATCGGAAAGAAGTTCGGAGGTCGTGACCACACGACGGTCATGCACAGCGTAAACAAGATAGAGCGGGACCAGAAAGACAATCGGATACTATTTGACCAGCTCGAGCAGCTGACTTTGATCATCCAGGAACGTTGCTAA